The Salinispora tropica CNB-440 genome has a window encoding:
- a CDS encoding energy-coupling factor ABC transporter ATP-binding protein, with product MIGNVQPTTSPSLDVRDVRYAYPDGHAALRGVELTVPRGDRVALLGPNGAGKTTLVLHLNGILTPTAGSVTVGGLTVRPDRSTLAEVRRRVGIVFQDPDDQLFLPTVAEDVAFGPANLGLRGAELTNRVDEALAAVGMSEHRDRAPHHLSFGQRRRVAVATVLAMHPEILVLDEPSSNLDPAARRELAEILRALPVTLLMVTHDLPYALELCERSVILDAGRLVADGPTEEILADEALLARHRLELPYGFTPRPTLR from the coding sequence ATGATCGGGAACGTGCAGCCGACAACGTCCCCCAGCCTCGACGTGCGCGACGTGCGCTACGCCTACCCGGACGGGCACGCGGCGCTGCGGGGCGTGGAGCTGACCGTGCCCCGCGGTGACCGGGTGGCACTGCTCGGGCCGAACGGCGCCGGTAAGACGACCCTGGTGCTGCACCTCAACGGCATCCTCACCCCCACCGCGGGGAGCGTGACCGTCGGTGGACTGACCGTCCGCCCGGATCGGTCGACCCTGGCCGAGGTGCGCCGGCGGGTGGGCATCGTCTTCCAGGACCCGGATGACCAGCTCTTCCTGCCCACCGTCGCCGAGGACGTGGCGTTCGGCCCGGCCAACCTGGGGCTGCGCGGTGCCGAGCTGACGAACCGGGTGGACGAGGCGCTCGCCGCGGTCGGCATGAGCGAGCACCGGGACCGCGCGCCGCACCACCTGTCGTTCGGGCAGCGTCGCCGGGTCGCGGTGGCGACGGTGCTCGCCATGCACCCGGAGATCCTGGTGCTGGACGAGCCATCGTCCAACCTCGACCCAGCTGCCCGCCGCGAACTGGCTGAGATCCTGCGCGCCCTGCCGGTGACCCTGTTGATGGTCACCCATGATCTGCCGTACGCGCTGGAGCTGTGCGAACGCTCGGTCATTCTGGACGCCGGCCGGCTCGTCGCCGACGGCCCCACGGAGGAGATCCTGGCCGACGAGGCGCTGCTCGCCCGGCACCGCCTCGAACTGCCCTACGGATTCACGCCCCGCCCGACACTGCGTTGA